The Halarchaeum grantii genome includes a window with the following:
- a CDS encoding uracil-DNA glycosylase: MSDPEFPDPDSASPIEPGCERCPALVEARECIAWGNGPRDAAVVAVGEAPGAGTPEEERWQGGNWTGMAYTARHSGKIVRTLFADSGHTDVFYTNAVKCFPPDGEGSNREPCEDELGNCFSHLEAELDAVDPAVVVTTGKHATRVLFDAAGRDLDSFLDAVLEPVPCPPLDVTVLPVLHPAYQHMWLSRLGYDYEEYAAELGRLLDDYC, translated from the coding sequence ATGAGCGATCCCGAGTTCCCGGACCCCGATTCGGCGTCCCCCATCGAACCGGGCTGCGAGCGCTGTCCCGCCCTCGTGGAGGCCCGCGAGTGCATCGCGTGGGGGAACGGCCCCCGCGACGCGGCCGTCGTCGCGGTCGGCGAGGCGCCGGGCGCGGGCACGCCCGAGGAGGAGCGCTGGCAGGGCGGGAACTGGACGGGGATGGCGTACACGGCGCGCCACTCCGGCAAGATCGTCCGCACGCTGTTCGCCGATAGCGGGCACACGGACGTCTTCTACACGAACGCCGTGAAGTGCTTCCCGCCGGACGGCGAGGGGTCGAATCGCGAACCCTGCGAGGACGAGCTCGGGAACTGCTTCTCGCACCTCGAAGCCGAACTCGACGCCGTCGACCCCGCCGTCGTCGTCACGACGGGGAAGCACGCGACGCGGGTGCTCTTCGACGCGGCGGGCCGCGACCTCGACTCCTTCCTCGACGCGGTCCTGGAGCCGGTTCCGTGCCCGCCGCTCGACGTGACGGTGCTCCCCGTCCTCCATCCGGCCTACCAACACATGTGGCTCTCGCGACTCGGCTACGACTACGAGGAGTACGCGGCGGAGCTCGGGCGCCTGCTGGACGACTACTGCTGA
- a CDS encoding DNA polymerase sliding clamp, translating into MFKAIVSADTLRDTLDSVSVLVDECKIHLNEDGLEIRAVDPANVGMVDLELSADAFESYEADGGLIGVNLSRLEDIAGMADAGQLVQFELDEETRKLHIRIEGLEYTLALIDPDSIRQEPDLPDLDLPAQVVVEGADIDRAVRAADMVSDHIALGVDAEKELFYVDAEGDTDDVHLELEREDLIDLEAGDARSLFSLDYLKDMNKALPKDAEVTLELGEEFPVKLHFDIAEGLGSVTYMLAPRIQSN; encoded by the coding sequence ATGTTCAAGGCGATCGTGAGTGCCGACACGCTCCGGGACACGCTCGACTCCGTGAGCGTGCTGGTCGACGAGTGCAAGATCCACCTCAACGAGGACGGCCTCGAGATTCGCGCCGTCGACCCCGCGAACGTCGGGATGGTGGACTTGGAACTCTCCGCGGACGCCTTCGAGTCCTACGAGGCCGACGGCGGGCTCATCGGCGTCAACCTCTCCCGACTCGAGGATATCGCCGGGATGGCGGACGCCGGCCAACTCGTCCAGTTCGAGCTCGACGAGGAGACCCGCAAACTCCACATCCGGATCGAGGGCCTCGAGTACACGCTCGCGCTCATCGACCCCGACAGCATCCGGCAGGAGCCCGACCTCCCCGACCTCGACCTCCCCGCCCAGGTCGTCGTCGAGGGCGCGGACATCGACCGCGCCGTCCGGGCCGCCGACATGGTCTCCGACCACATCGCGCTCGGCGTCGACGCCGAGAAGGAACTCTTCTACGTCGACGCCGAGGGCGACACCGACGACGTCCACCTCGAACTCGAGCGCGAGGACCTCATCGACCTGGAGGCGGGTGACGCGCGCTCGCTCTTCAGCCTCGACTACCTCAAGGACATGAACAAGGCGCTCCCCAAGGACGCCGAGGTCACCCTCGAACTCGGCGAGGAGTTCCCGGTCAAACTCCACTTCGACATCGCGGAAGGACTCGGCTCCGTCACGTATATGCTAGCCCCGCGTATTCAGTCGAACTAA
- a CDS encoding 23S rRNA (uridine(2552)-2'-O)-methyltransferase — MAGKDEYYNRAKQQGYRARSAYKLKQLNRELDLISSGDTVVDLGAAPGGWLQVAAEEAGEHGRVIGVDFQRIDAVEKGGAPVETIRGDMTEDETKAEVKEAVGGRVDTVLSDMAPNMTGEYNLDHARSVYLAQQALETASDLLGEGGDFAVKVFQGQDLEGFKDDVAHEFAFTRTLSPDASRDASSEVYVVGKNKLTGPVRVGDELDVEIVDEGEEGDGIAKVEGFTLFVPEAEMGDELRVEVVDVKPRFAFAERRD, encoded by the coding sequence ATGGCCGGGAAGGACGAGTACTACAACCGAGCGAAACAGCAGGGCTATCGCGCCCGCTCGGCGTACAAGCTGAAGCAGTTGAACCGCGAACTCGACCTGATCTCGTCCGGAGACACGGTCGTCGACCTCGGCGCCGCCCCCGGCGGGTGGCTCCAAGTCGCCGCCGAGGAGGCGGGCGAGCACGGCCGCGTCATCGGCGTGGACTTCCAGCGCATCGACGCCGTCGAGAAGGGCGGTGCGCCCGTCGAGACGATTCGCGGCGACATGACCGAGGACGAGACGAAAGCGGAAGTGAAGGAGGCCGTCGGCGGACGCGTCGACACCGTGCTCTCGGACATGGCGCCGAACATGACCGGCGAGTACAACCTCGATCACGCCCGCTCGGTCTACCTCGCCCAGCAGGCCCTCGAGACGGCGAGCGACCTCCTCGGCGAGGGCGGCGACTTCGCGGTGAAGGTCTTCCAGGGGCAGGACCTCGAGGGGTTCAAGGACGACGTCGCCCACGAGTTCGCGTTCACCCGGACGCTCTCGCCGGACGCCTCCCGGGACGCCTCCTCCGAGGTGTACGTCGTCGGGAAGAACAAGCTCACCGGGCCCGTGCGGGTCGGCGACGAACTCGACGTCGAGATCGTCGACGAGGGCGAGGAGGGCGACGGCATCGCGAAGGTCGAGGGCTTCACGCTCTTCGTCCCCGAGGCCGAGATGGGCGACGAGCTCCGCGTCGAGGTAGTGGACGTGAAGCCGCGCTTCGCGTTCGCGGAGCGCCGCGACTAG
- a CDS encoding queuosine precursor transporter, whose amino-acid sequence MSEGEPPLATGRVALVALFVTALVTAQLTASKVLAFDIPVALPVTGSTLVMPGAALAYALTYFASDCYSELYGRRAATVVVNTGFAMNFVLLALVWSTILAPAARSSVDPGMFATVLGSSTSIVLGSLCAYLVSQNWDVYVFHALRRRTDGAHLWLRNVGSTASSQAIDTVIFVLIGFRFGPELLGATPLPWSVIASLMVGQYVLKLGIALLDTPFVYAAVSLLGDRAATGRVAPTK is encoded by the coding sequence ATGAGTGAGGGCGAACCCCCGCTCGCGACCGGCCGCGTCGCCCTCGTCGCGCTCTTCGTCACCGCGCTCGTCACCGCCCAACTCACCGCGTCGAAGGTCCTCGCCTTCGACATCCCGGTCGCGCTCCCGGTGACGGGGAGCACGCTCGTGATGCCGGGCGCCGCGCTCGCGTACGCGCTCACCTACTTCGCGAGCGACTGCTACAGCGAACTCTACGGCCGGCGCGCCGCCACCGTCGTCGTCAACACGGGCTTCGCGATGAACTTCGTGTTGCTCGCGCTCGTCTGGTCGACGATCCTCGCGCCCGCCGCGCGCTCCTCCGTCGACCCCGGGATGTTCGCCACCGTCCTCGGCTCCTCGACGAGCATCGTCCTCGGGTCGCTCTGCGCGTATCTCGTCAGTCAGAACTGGGACGTCTACGTCTTCCACGCCCTGCGCCGCCGGACCGACGGCGCGCACCTCTGGCTGCGCAACGTCGGCTCCACGGCGTCCAGCCAGGCCATCGACACCGTCATCTTCGTCCTCATCGGCTTCCGCTTCGGCCCCGAACTCCTCGGTGCCACGCCGCTCCCGTGGAGCGTCATCGCCTCCCTGATGGTCGGGCAGTACGTCCTCAAACTCGGCATCGCGCTGCTCGACACGCCGTTCGTCTACGCCGCCGTCTCCCTCCTCGGCGACCGGGCCGCGACCGGCCGCGTCGCGCCGACGAAGTAA
- a CDS encoding ribbon-helix-helix domain-containing protein, whose amino-acid sequence MPKISVDVPQELLDDLDAHVGDDGKFVNRSDAIRASLRKTLDVLDEIDARHGRLEDDRDDDE is encoded by the coding sequence ATGCCGAAGATCTCCGTCGACGTTCCACAGGAACTGCTCGACGACCTCGACGCGCACGTCGGTGACGACGGCAAGTTCGTGAACCGCTCCGACGCGATCCGCGCGTCCCTGCGGAAGACGCTGGACGTCCTCGACGAGATCGACGCCCGCCACGGCCGCCTCGAGGACGACCGCGACGACGATGAGTGA
- a CDS encoding twin-arginine translocase subunit TatC, with product MSDSGVVSEDTARAVNSGRETIGVLLGTAQKRLQVVFIAFVVGLFGGIVAMRRYIWPALKADLITKLGLDASVDVIFQTPFDVILLQVKIGMIVGVVCALPILLYYAKQPLADRGIVPDVSLSRWQLALAGAVAVFLAFVGVTYAYELFFPLMFGFLAGNAMSANLQPMYSIVAWTQFILVLAVSFGVAAQLPLAMTALSYTEIVPYETFRDYWKHAVVLIFGFGAVFSPPDPFTQIMWSVPLLFLYVLSLYLAKVVTLARRGSERVDVAGELLARWNVLAGGAVVGFLLGYGFFGYGGIGLLNRTLGRFSKYSLPTATELVGLGPDASLAVVGAVFAFVALVVAFGYALYDALAEAARAENAVYGGKAPKPENLNLAVLDASGVRAAPDERFAAMEEEEALELANEAMEADEKEKARAILDRFDEVEAQREAEDADETEDGEAGDGAEEEEGNVFSRTSAGVLDAFTDEETTEEDIGGYYHDIRFILGSLRSRLFWLVGWFMLVLAATFAFLYRGGLGFIRNDFLRRIPQEVLQGNPDALGWPIVLHPVEALVFEVKLSTVVAAVVSLPLVLYFMWPALRERGFIAARRGVVSVWAAAITVTIVTGSVLGYMYVAPSIISFLVWDALQANVVISFRISDFLWLVFMTTAGIGLLASVPVTMWLSHLSGIVGYGTMRRQWRVFVLGAFAFGALVTPDSLYTMIIVGAPIALAFFVGLAGLWAVTLGGRRGGGGATPEEPTATDERPA from the coding sequence ATGAGCGACTCGGGGGTCGTCAGCGAGGACACCGCCCGCGCGGTTAACAGTGGCCGCGAGACGATCGGCGTCCTCCTCGGGACGGCACAGAAACGCCTCCAGGTCGTCTTCATCGCGTTCGTCGTCGGCCTCTTCGGTGGGATCGTCGCGATGCGGCGGTACATCTGGCCGGCGCTGAAGGCCGACCTCATCACGAAACTCGGCCTCGACGCGAGCGTCGACGTCATCTTCCAGACGCCGTTCGACGTCATCCTCCTGCAAGTGAAAATCGGGATGATCGTCGGCGTGGTCTGCGCGCTCCCGATCCTCCTCTACTACGCGAAGCAGCCGCTCGCCGACCGGGGAATCGTCCCGGACGTCTCCCTCTCGCGGTGGCAGCTCGCGCTCGCCGGCGCCGTCGCCGTCTTCCTCGCCTTCGTCGGCGTCACCTACGCCTACGAGCTCTTCTTCCCGCTGATGTTCGGGTTCCTCGCGGGGAACGCGATGAGTGCGAACCTCCAGCCGATGTACTCCATCGTCGCGTGGACGCAGTTCATCCTCGTGCTCGCGGTGTCGTTCGGCGTCGCCGCCCAACTCCCGCTCGCGATGACCGCGCTCTCCTACACCGAGATCGTCCCCTACGAGACCTTCCGGGACTACTGGAAGCACGCCGTCGTCCTCATCTTCGGCTTCGGCGCGGTGTTCTCCCCGCCGGACCCGTTCACGCAGATCATGTGGTCGGTCCCCCTCCTCTTCCTCTACGTGCTCAGCCTCTACCTCGCGAAGGTCGTGACGCTCGCGCGCCGTGGGAGCGAGCGCGTCGACGTCGCGGGCGAACTCCTCGCGCGCTGGAACGTCCTCGCCGGCGGCGCCGTCGTCGGTTTCCTCCTCGGCTACGGCTTCTTCGGCTACGGCGGGATCGGCCTGCTCAACCGGACGCTCGGCCGATTCTCGAAGTACAGCCTCCCGACGGCGACGGAGCTCGTCGGCCTCGGTCCCGACGCCTCGCTCGCCGTCGTCGGCGCCGTCTTCGCGTTCGTCGCGCTCGTCGTCGCGTTCGGCTACGCGCTCTACGACGCACTCGCTGAGGCCGCGCGCGCCGAGAACGCGGTCTACGGTGGGAAGGCGCCGAAGCCGGAGAACCTGAACCTCGCCGTGCTCGACGCCTCCGGCGTCCGCGCCGCGCCCGACGAGCGCTTCGCGGCGATGGAGGAGGAGGAGGCCCTCGAGCTCGCGAACGAGGCGATGGAGGCCGACGAGAAGGAGAAGGCGCGCGCCATCCTCGACCGCTTCGACGAGGTCGAGGCGCAACGCGAGGCCGAGGACGCCGACGAAACGGAGGACGGCGAGGCCGGGGACGGTGCCGAGGAGGAGGAGGGGAACGTCTTCTCGCGGACGAGCGCGGGGGTGCTCGACGCGTTCACCGACGAGGAGACCACCGAGGAGGACATCGGCGGCTACTACCACGACATCCGCTTCATCCTCGGGAGCCTGCGCTCGCGGCTCTTCTGGCTCGTCGGCTGGTTCATGCTCGTTCTCGCCGCGACGTTCGCGTTCCTCTACCGGGGCGGCCTCGGGTTCATCCGCAACGACTTCCTCCGGCGCATCCCCCAGGAGGTCCTCCAAGGGAACCCGGACGCGCTCGGCTGGCCCATCGTCCTCCACCCGGTGGAGGCGCTCGTCTTCGAGGTGAAGCTCTCGACGGTCGTCGCGGCCGTCGTCTCGCTCCCGCTCGTCCTCTACTTCATGTGGCCGGCGCTGCGCGAACGCGGTTTCATCGCGGCGCGACGCGGCGTCGTCTCCGTGTGGGCGGCCGCCATCACCGTCACGATAGTTACGGGGAGCGTCCTCGGTTACATGTACGTCGCGCCCTCGATCATCTCCTTCCTCGTCTGGGACGCCCTCCAGGCGAACGTCGTCATCAGCTTCCGAATCAGCGACTTCCTCTGGCTGGTGTTCATGACGACCGCCGGCATCGGCCTGCTCGCCTCCGTCCCGGTGACGATGTGGCTCTCGCACCTCTCGGGCATCGTCGGCTACGGGACGATGCGCCGGCAGTGGCGCGTCTTCGTCCTCGGCGCGTTCGCGTTCGGCGCGCTCGTCACACCGGACAGCCTCTACACGATGATCATCGTCGGCGCGCCGATCGCGCTCGCGTTCTTCGTCGGCCTCGCCGGCCTCTGGGCGGTGACGCTCGGCGGCCGTCGCGGCGGCGGTGGCGCGACCCCCGAGGAGCCGACGGCCACGGACGAGCGGCCGGCCTGA
- a CDS encoding twin-arginine translocase subunit TatC, giving the protein MADEPDDGVPADDSAGDAEASDDTDVTRAEPADRDPVEPDIAEVDGEPDDSAAADEPDSADSGTADADGSDGDTETGDRDDEAGDTGTGGRDESDEESDDGVPYVAPDDADAVSDADGDDADGGGPSVPDGEEPGLPEDVDAETGMLSGPATDEEQPIAVHVEEMVKRLGVVILVAGIVSAICFPLGDDLISNIWYGVLPAGTTAQPHVYGPLELIVTQFKVASIAGVVVALPVLVYETYAFMRPGLYPNERRYYISAIPTSLVLAVVGVTFAYFIVVPAVMTYFLFYSETVATAALALGSTFNLILILMAYLAIVFQIPLFVMLAIMMGLTTRRWLVDRRLLFWGAFAGVSFLMTPDPTGVAPVVVAATMIVLFEGTLLLLKWTGN; this is encoded by the coding sequence ATGGCAGACGAACCGGACGACGGGGTGCCGGCCGACGACTCCGCCGGCGACGCCGAGGCGAGCGACGACACGGACGTCACGCGAGCCGAACCCGCGGACCGGGACCCCGTCGAGCCGGACATCGCCGAGGTCGACGGCGAGCCCGACGACAGTGCTGCCGCCGACGAACCGGACAGCGCCGATTCCGGGACTGCCGATGCCGACGGCTCGGACGGTGACACCGAGACCGGCGACCGGGACGACGAGGCCGGGGACACCGGCACCGGCGGCCGAGACGAGTCCGACGAGGAGAGCGACGACGGTGTCCCGTACGTGGCACCGGACGACGCCGACGCGGTCTCGGACGCGGACGGGGACGACGCGGACGGCGGGGGCCCCAGCGTCCCGGACGGGGAGGAGCCGGGCCTCCCCGAGGACGTCGATGCCGAGACGGGCATGCTGAGCGGGCCCGCGACCGACGAGGAGCAACCGATAGCCGTACACGTCGAGGAGATGGTCAAGCGCCTCGGCGTCGTCATCCTCGTCGCCGGCATCGTCAGCGCGATCTGCTTCCCGCTCGGCGACGACCTCATCAGCAACATCTGGTACGGCGTCCTCCCCGCCGGCACCACCGCACAACCCCACGTCTACGGGCCGCTGGAACTCATCGTCACCCAGTTCAAGGTCGCGTCCATCGCCGGCGTCGTCGTCGCGCTCCCCGTCCTCGTCTACGAGACGTACGCGTTCATGCGCCCCGGCCTCTATCCGAACGAACGGCGCTACTACATCTCCGCCATCCCGACGAGCCTCGTGCTCGCCGTCGTCGGCGTCACCTTCGCCTACTTCATCGTCGTCCCCGCCGTGATGACGTACTTCCTCTTCTACTCGGAGACCGTCGCCACCGCCGCGCTCGCGCTCGGCTCGACGTTCAACCTCATCCTCATCCTGATGGCCTACCTCGCCATCGTCTTCCAGATCCCGCTGTTCGTCATGCTCGCCATCATGATGGGGCTCACGACCCGCCGGTGGCTCGTCGACCGACGCCTCCTCTTCTGGGGCGCGTTCGCCGGTGTCTCCTTCCTCATGACCCCCGACCCGACCGGCGTCGCGCCCGTCGTCGTCGCCGCCACCATGATCGTCCTCTTCGAGGGGACGCTGTTGCTCCTTAAGTGGACGGGGAACTAG
- the larE gene encoding ATP-dependent sacrificial sulfur transferase LarE: protein MTVEAKLAAARDALAERDGVLVAFSGGVDSAVVAAIAHDALGDDAVACTAKSETLPEAELADAKRVADEIGIRHELVSFSELDDPEFVQNDGERCYHCRTMRLSEMFDAARDLGISTVCDGTNASDPGEGHRPGLQAVEELDAASPLLEADITKEEVREIADHYGLSVADKPSMACLSSRIPTGLEVTEEKLTRVEKAERLLRTWGFEQFRVRDHDGLARIEVAPEELDVALTTEFAEAAREHLSEVGFEHVTLDLHGYRTGSVSPANETANADD from the coding sequence ATGACTGTCGAGGCCAAACTCGCGGCCGCGCGCGACGCCCTCGCGGAGCGCGACGGCGTGCTCGTCGCGTTCAGCGGCGGCGTCGATTCAGCGGTCGTCGCCGCCATCGCGCACGACGCGCTCGGGGACGATGCCGTCGCCTGCACCGCCAAGAGCGAGACGCTCCCGGAGGCCGAACTCGCGGACGCGAAGCGCGTCGCCGACGAGATCGGCATCCGTCACGAACTCGTCTCCTTCAGCGAACTCGACGACCCGGAGTTCGTCCAGAACGACGGCGAGCGCTGTTATCACTGTCGGACGATGCGCCTCTCCGAGATGTTCGACGCGGCGCGGGACCTCGGTATCTCGACCGTCTGCGACGGTACGAACGCCTCGGACCCGGGCGAAGGCCACCGCCCCGGCTTGCAGGCCGTCGAGGAACTCGACGCCGCCTCGCCGCTCCTCGAGGCCGACATCACGAAGGAGGAGGTGCGAGAGATCGCCGACCACTACGGCCTCAGCGTCGCGGACAAACCCTCGATGGCGTGTCTCTCCTCGCGCATCCCGACGGGCCTCGAAGTGACCGAGGAGAAACTGACGCGCGTCGAGAAGGCCGAGCGCCTCCTGCGGACGTGGGGCTTCGAGCAGTTCCGCGTGCGCGACCACGACGGCCTCGCGCGCATCGAAGTCGCGCCCGAGGAACTCGACGTCGCGCTCACCACCGAGTTCGCCGAGGCGGCCCGCGAACACCTCTCGGAGGTCGGCTTCGAGCACGTGACGCTGGACCTACACGGCTACCGGACGGGGTCGGTGTCGCCGGCGAACGAGACGGCGAACGCGGACGACTGA
- a CDS encoding MutS-related protein: MELEEVPGVGAKTAERLRELDDPMAAVEREDVAAVASASGVSAGRAAHIVRGAIRARHDDPGGFLATDRAREVYDAVLELLQERAVTTYGEHRLATIYPSAVDSRIEEVRAFAERARERDPDPGVLDALEDVAPVERPADVTVRDRCLATADAETYSEATEAVPELSVEIVEDAHGLADLARGYASVVALDEAFAGVTIEGDVTVDPNALSHPEEYVPERTLAFFATNRASLRAAIRVHRRAGLEAAVDLDELEAGLAELDADGSVAGDEELERLQVAVDDLDAAVSTAESMANDQLRDAIEERDVTIEGADLLSLVERGAGVDSLLSRELADEYAEAVRAAREHVADALALREDEASLADQAFGDEPTYPVERREEAVSRLREELVAERDRRAAKRKREVAARLADLRAGAADLVRDALELDVELAVSRFCADFDCTPAERAGTGFDIEGGRSPLLDVPFADVEPVDYGVSGVALLSGVNSGGKTSTLDLVAVVVVLAHMGLPVPAESARVPAVEELHYYAKSQGTLDAGAFESTLRDFAALTRGADAKCVLVDELESITEPGASAKIIAGILEELHDAGATGVFVSHLAGEIRDTAGYDVDVDGIRAVGLEDGELVVERSPEKGLLARSTPELIVEKLAEEGADRAFYEGLLEKF; the protein is encoded by the coding sequence ATGGAACTGGAGGAGGTCCCGGGCGTCGGCGCGAAGACGGCCGAGCGACTGCGCGAACTCGACGACCCGATGGCTGCCGTAGAGCGTGAGGACGTCGCCGCCGTCGCGTCCGCGTCCGGCGTCTCGGCGGGCCGCGCCGCGCACATCGTTCGGGGCGCGATCCGCGCGCGACACGACGACCCCGGCGGCTTCCTCGCCACCGACCGCGCCCGCGAGGTGTACGACGCGGTTCTCGAGTTGCTGCAGGAGCGCGCGGTGACGACGTACGGCGAGCACCGCCTCGCGACGATCTACCCCTCGGCGGTCGACTCGCGCATCGAGGAAGTGCGGGCGTTCGCCGAGCGAGCGCGCGAGCGCGACCCCGACCCCGGCGTGCTCGACGCGCTCGAGGACGTCGCGCCGGTCGAGCGCCCGGCGGACGTCACCGTCAGGGACCGCTGTCTCGCGACGGCGGACGCCGAGACGTACAGCGAGGCGACCGAGGCGGTCCCCGAGCTCTCCGTCGAAATCGTCGAGGACGCACACGGCCTCGCGGACCTCGCGCGCGGCTACGCGTCGGTCGTCGCGCTCGACGAGGCGTTCGCGGGCGTCACCATCGAGGGCGACGTCACCGTCGACCCGAACGCGCTCTCCCACCCAGAGGAGTACGTCCCGGAGCGCACGCTCGCGTTCTTCGCGACGAACCGCGCGTCGCTCCGGGCGGCGATTCGGGTGCATCGCCGCGCCGGCCTCGAGGCCGCCGTCGACCTCGACGAGCTCGAAGCGGGTCTCGCGGAGCTCGACGCGGACGGCAGCGTCGCGGGCGACGAAGAACTCGAGCGCTTACAGGTCGCCGTCGACGACCTCGACGCCGCCGTCTCGACCGCCGAGTCGATGGCGAACGACCAGTTGCGCGACGCCATCGAGGAGCGCGACGTCACCATCGAGGGCGCGGACCTGCTCTCGCTCGTCGAGCGCGGCGCGGGCGTCGACTCCCTGCTCTCGCGCGAGCTCGCGGACGAGTACGCCGAGGCGGTGCGCGCGGCCCGCGAGCACGTCGCGGACGCGCTCGCGCTCCGCGAGGACGAGGCGAGCCTCGCGGATCAGGCCTTCGGCGACGAGCCCACGTATCCGGTGGAGCGCCGCGAGGAGGCGGTGTCGCGTCTGCGCGAGGAACTCGTCGCCGAGCGCGACCGCCGGGCGGCGAAGCGCAAGCGCGAGGTGGCGGCGCGCCTCGCGGACCTGCGCGCGGGCGCCGCCGACCTCGTCCGGGACGCCCTCGAGCTCGACGTCGAGCTCGCCGTCAGTCGCTTCTGCGCGGACTTCGACTGCACGCCGGCCGAGCGCGCCGGAACCGGCTTCGACATCGAGGGCGGGCGCTCGCCGCTCCTCGACGTGCCGTTCGCGGACGTCGAACCCGTCGACTACGGCGTGAGCGGCGTCGCGCTCCTCTCCGGCGTGAACTCCGGGGGGAAGACGAGCACGCTCGACCTCGTGGCGGTGGTGGTGGTGCTCGCGCACATGGGCCTCCCGGTGCCCGCCGAGTCGGCGCGCGTCCCGGCGGTCGAGGAGCTCCACTACTACGCGAAGAGCCAGGGGACGCTGGACGCGGGGGCCTTCGAGTCCACGCTCCGCGACTTCGCGGCGCTCACGCGGGGCGCGGACGCGAAGTGCGTGCTCGTCGACGAGCTCGAGTCCATCACCGAGCCCGGCGCGTCCGCGAAGATAATCGCGGGCATCCTCGAGGAGCTCCACGACGCGGGCGCGACCGGCGTCTTCGTCTCCCACCTCGCCGGCGAGATACGCGACACCGCCGGCTACGACGTGGACGTGGACGGCATTCGCGCTGTCGGCCTCGAGGACGGCGAGCTGGTGGTCGAGCGCTCCCCGGAGAAGGGGCTGCTCGCGCGCTCGACGCCCGAGCTCATCGTGGAGAAACTCGCCGAGGAGGGCGCTGACCGGGCGTTCTACGAGGGGCTGCTGGAGAAGTTCTGA
- a CDS encoding ORC1-type DNA replication protein, producing MADDPDGGMLSWDESVFRDEHVFEIDYVPEAFRHRESQLQTLQYALQPAVRGNRPLNVMVRGPPGTGKTTAVQKLFAELGGQPGVRVVRVNCQVDSTRYGVFSRIFESIFEYEPPSSGISFKKLFGQVTERLIDDEEVLVVALDDVNYLFYENEASNTLYSLLRAHETHPGAKVGVVAISSDPDLDVIEDLDGRVQSVFRPEEAYFPVYDREEVADILGDRVRVGFRDGVLDMAVLDRVTELTTNTGDLRVGIDLLRRAGLHAESRASKTVELEDVEAVSEEARNLHLSRNLDALSDVERTLVDVVADHDGEQAGDVYDAFAERTDLGYTRYTEVVNKLDQLDLIDARYESLEGRGRSRTLTLVHDREAVKRRL from the coding sequence ATGGCCGACGACCCCGACGGAGGGATGCTGTCGTGGGACGAGTCGGTGTTCCGCGACGAGCACGTCTTCGAGATCGACTACGTACCGGAGGCGTTCCGCCACCGCGAGTCCCAACTCCAGACCCTCCAGTACGCCCTCCAGCCCGCCGTCCGGGGGAATCGGCCGCTGAACGTGATGGTGCGCGGGCCGCCCGGCACCGGGAAGACGACGGCCGTCCAGAAGCTCTTCGCCGAACTCGGCGGCCAGCCCGGCGTCCGCGTGGTGCGCGTGAACTGCCAGGTGGACTCGACGCGCTACGGGGTCTTCTCGCGGATCTTCGAGTCCATCTTCGAGTACGAGCCGCCGAGTTCGGGCATCTCCTTCAAGAAGCTCTTCGGGCAGGTCACGGAGCGCCTCATCGACGACGAGGAGGTGCTCGTGGTCGCGCTCGACGACGTGAACTACCTCTTCTACGAGAACGAGGCCTCCAATACGCTCTACTCGCTGCTGCGCGCACACGAGACGCATCCCGGTGCGAAGGTCGGCGTCGTCGCCATCTCCTCCGACCCGGACCTCGACGTCATCGAGGACCTCGACGGCCGCGTCCAGTCCGTCTTCCGGCCGGAGGAGGCCTACTTCCCCGTCTACGACCGCGAGGAGGTCGCGGACATCCTCGGGGACAGGGTTCGCGTCGGCTTCCGCGACGGCGTGCTCGACATGGCCGTCCTCGACCGCGTCACCGAACTCACCACGAACACGGGCGACCTCCGCGTCGGCATCGACCTCCTGCGGCGCGCGGGCCTCCACGCCGAATCGCGGGCGTCCAAGACCGTCGAGTTGGAGGACGTCGAAGCGGTGAGCGAGGAGGCGCGCAACCTGCATCTCTCGCGGAACCTCGACGCGCTCAGCGACGTCGAGCGCACGCTCGTGGACGTCGTCGCCGACCACGACGGCGAGCAGGCGGGCGACGTCTACGACGCGTTCGCCGAGCGCACCGACCTCGGCTACACCCGCTACACGGAGGTCGTGAACAAACTCGACCAGCTCGACCTCATCGACGCGCGCTACGAGAGCCTCGAGGGGCGCGGGCGCTCGCGGACGCTGACGCTCGTGCACGACCGCGAGGCCGTGAAGCGGCGCCTCTAG